One Colias croceus chromosome 29, ilColCroc2.1 DNA segment encodes these proteins:
- the LOC123704404 gene encoding vacuolar protein sorting-associated protein 37A-like isoform X1 produces the protein MLPRTYYTDHDIRKRQIDTLKIFNANVTEIKEFSEYQVEFTANNRSMVLNIILPPEFPNEKPAIFINPVFPHPWLADNSNQVIGAPGLLNYTLHSDLGRVVQAIIREFQRSAPSIASEDKSTDTSPQSHISVNSMMFPELSELTIEELQEILENPDLQDKLLENNPQLTEIDLETEELMNSIEEIAQDNLAKQQMLDEMKSKVLDRISTIVQLKMNYEELNRKYQKMSEMYDPHKIRDCLKNAAMQADEDAEAIAEQFLLGTISVETFILKFAEKRALGQARRAREERLAHQLAQLDKATT, from the exons ATGTTACCACGAACGTATTATACCGACCACGACATCAGAAAGCGACAAATCGAcacgttaaaaatattcaatgccAACGTCACAGAAATCAAGGAATTTAGTGAGTACCAAGTTGAATTTACAGCAAACAACAGGAGCATGGTGTTAAATATCATTCTACCACCTGAATTTCCTAATGAGAAGCCAGCTATATTCATAAACCCTGTTTTTCCCCATCCATGGTTAGCCGATAATTCTAACCAGGTTATAGGCGCTCCAGGGCTGCTAAATTACACGTTGCACTCTGATTTGGGGCGTGTAGTACAAGCTATTATAAGGGAATTCCAAAGATCGGCGCCAAGTATAGCTAGCGAGGATAAATCGACGGACACAAGCCCGCAGTCTCATATAAGTGTGAATTCAATGATGTTTCCGGAGCTTAGTGAACTAACGATAGAAGAGTTGCAGGAGATATTGGAAAATCCAGACTTGcag GACAAGCTACTAGAAAACAATCCGCAGTTAACAGAAATTGACTTAGAAACGGAAGAACTGATGAACAGCATAGAGGAGATAGCGCAAGACAACCTCGCGAAACAGCAAATGTTAGACGAAATGAAGTCCAAAGTGCTAGATCGGATATCCACCATCGTCCAACTGAAGATGAACTACGAGGAACTAAATAGAAAGTATCAAAAGATGTCGGAGATGTATGATCCTCATAAAATAAGGGATTGCTTGAAGAACGCAGCGATGCAAGCCGATGAAGACGCGGAGGCGATCGCTGAACAGTTTTTGTTAG gtACAATATCAGTAGAGACGTTTATCCTAAAGTTTGCGGAAAAACGTGCTCTCGGTCAAGCAAGACGCGCCCGTGAAGAGAGATTGGCGCATCAACTAGCGCAATTGGATAAAGCTACGACATAA
- the LOC123704404 gene encoding vacuolar protein sorting-associated protein 37A-like isoform X2, producing the protein MLPRTYYTDHDIRKRQIDTLKIFNANVTEIKEFTDNSNQVIGAPGLLNYTLHSDLGRVVQAIIREFQRSAPSIASEDKSTDTSPQSHISVNSMMFPELSELTIEELQEILENPDLQDKLLENNPQLTEIDLETEELMNSIEEIAQDNLAKQQMLDEMKSKVLDRISTIVQLKMNYEELNRKYQKMSEMYDPHKIRDCLKNAAMQADEDAEAIAEQFLLGTISVETFILKFAEKRALGQARRAREERLAHQLAQLDKATT; encoded by the exons ATGTTACCACGAACGTATTATACCGACCACGACATCAGAAAGCGACAAATCGAcacgttaaaaatattcaatgccAACGTCACAGAAATCAAGGAATTTA CCGATAATTCTAACCAGGTTATAGGCGCTCCAGGGCTGCTAAATTACACGTTGCACTCTGATTTGGGGCGTGTAGTACAAGCTATTATAAGGGAATTCCAAAGATCGGCGCCAAGTATAGCTAGCGAGGATAAATCGACGGACACAAGCCCGCAGTCTCATATAAGTGTGAATTCAATGATGTTTCCGGAGCTTAGTGAACTAACGATAGAAGAGTTGCAGGAGATATTGGAAAATCCAGACTTGcag GACAAGCTACTAGAAAACAATCCGCAGTTAACAGAAATTGACTTAGAAACGGAAGAACTGATGAACAGCATAGAGGAGATAGCGCAAGACAACCTCGCGAAACAGCAAATGTTAGACGAAATGAAGTCCAAAGTGCTAGATCGGATATCCACCATCGTCCAACTGAAGATGAACTACGAGGAACTAAATAGAAAGTATCAAAAGATGTCGGAGATGTATGATCCTCATAAAATAAGGGATTGCTTGAAGAACGCAGCGATGCAAGCCGATGAAGACGCGGAGGCGATCGCTGAACAGTTTTTGTTAG gtACAATATCAGTAGAGACGTTTATCCTAAAGTTTGCGGAAAAACGTGCTCTCGGTCAAGCAAGACGCGCCCGTGAAGAGAGATTGGCGCATCAACTAGCGCAATTGGATAAAGCTACGACATAA
- the LOC123704463 gene encoding GRIP and coiled-coil domain-containing protein-like isoform X2: MFYSSIILNLCGLISTSFLEVESNFMKPKLERNNILNKGLWVRNKIPKTSSNSFIFRANSLDADNMLQSNFDLFSDNFMQNGPVLSSYVERNKRSAYNKKQKRRRDNVKKCNDAKCAKDHTEEGHKPDVIIDKLKPSVFNDYPYDVSDILNSEHKYDDNNEINQDLNKMDINEVLKTRPDGLKQKKLDNQELTTISSNTTNYTSINAKRSMSETKDYETRLIKKLEFVEPINKTDNDINKLDRSVFDREKDVVWHQTAPIDVNVYKVLPKTDDSIRYKPISERGLIKVLSMLTKTFKKIMKQHNDIKDIHKQLRSMNEDFVKNVNALNKQFTDFDAKYSEILKVNTELKKMEEKLKTKEQYFNQKEKEFSKNLIDFENQQRKFLAQQKQFYSVQKLMLEQNEKINLKQNIIAKTQSEISHRQNNFARILKKAKQIYTNMKIPQGVLNSGIKPKTFKPKQESNESPTSTVRPTARPIKINLLNIPEDTPIQNYDRLILDEKDYQNIDELIYKYYFNNTFIDDIMRTKILASFGNSEKRNALIKKNKRNEATDKKTTILLPVNKNEMNKDLKNLQRERRWIKHSKKNSKRKLLKTIPTTTTKPDLKNIEMKGKMDAVKPNPFIVMATSFCNELGHNSNTQILSWCIEKALRRLQIMVADKSKDDIKKRIKNEVVQPTTPSIKIDLQTHTPTEETSKPQPPKTVVTENSNIVMFFPDNDELESNLKQYELIPDNEGTVYFDRSLHSSDIAKLTNFGDSEGFSDIMPGLDSNSRVEVDPRAFDFQARRRANVQRINERIMKMKMVRR; this comes from the exons ATGTTTTATTCAtcgataattttaaatttatgcgGTTTAATATCGACTTCGTTTTTGGAAGTTGAGTCGAATTTTATGAAGCCGAAATTGGAACGAAATAATATTCTCAATAAAGGTTTATGGGTCAGGAATAAAATTCCGAAAACTAGTTCcaattcttttatatttagagCAAATTCATTAGATGCTGATAACATGCTTCAGagtaattttgatttattcagtgataattttatgcaaaacGGGCCTGTTCTATCAAGCTATGTTGAGAGAAATAAACGATCTGCATACA ATAAGAAACAAAAAAGACGTAGAgacaatgttaaaaaatgcAACGACGCAAAATGTGCGAAAGATCATACCGAAGAAGGTCATAAACCTGATGTTATAATAGATAAACTAAAACCTTCCGTTTTTAATGACTATCCATATGACGTATCTGATATATTGAATAGCGAACATAAATACGatgataataatgaaataaatcaagatttaaataaaatggataTAAACGAAGTGTTGAAAACAAGGCCTGATGGtctaaaacaaaagaaactaGATAACCAGGAACTTACAACTATATCGTCAAATACAACGAACTATACTTCGATAAATGCTAAGAGAAGTATGTCAGAAACAAAAGACTACGAAACGAGGCTAATTAAAAAACTTGAATTCGTCGAACCGATCAATAAAACTGACaatgatattaataaattagatCGTAGTGTATTTGATAGAGAAAAGGACGTTGTTTGGCATCAAACAGCGCCTATTGATGTTAATGTCTATAAAGTATTGCCTAAAACGGACGATTCGATACGATATAAGCCCATTTCAGAGAGAGGCTTGATTAAAGTTCTATCCATGCTAACAAAAACTTTcaagaaaataatgaaacaacataaTGATATTAAGGACATACACAAACAACTCCGCTCTATGAACGAAGACTTTGTGAAAAATGTGAATGCTCTGAATAAACAATTCACTGATTTCGATGCAAAATACTCCGAAATTTTAAAAGTCAATACTGAGTTAAAGAAAATGGAGGAGAAGCTTAAAACAAAAGAACAATATTTCAATCAGAAAGAAAAAGAGTTTTCAAAGAATTTAATTGATTTCGAAAATCAACAAAGGAAGTTCTTAGCGCAACAGAAACAATTTTACAGTGTACAGAAGTTGATGCTTGagcaaaatgaaaaaataaacctaaaacaaaacattatcgCTAAAACACAGAGTGAAATTTCGCATAGGCAGAACAATTTTGCACGCATTTTGAAGAAAGCTAAGcagatatatactaatatGAAAATCCCACAGGGAGTATTGAATTCAGGTATAAAACCTAAAACGTTCAAACCGAAACAAGAATCAAATGAATCACCTACTTCAACTGTAAGACCTACCGCAAgaccaataaaaattaatttattaaatatacccGAAGACACACCAATACAAAACTATGATAGACTAATATTAGACGAAAAAGATTATCAAAATATCGATGagttaatatacaaatattacttTAACAATACATTCATAGATGATATTATGCGAACCAAAATATTAGCAAGCTTTGGAAATTCCGAAAAGCGAAACGCATTGATTAAAAAGAATAAACGAAATGAAGCCACAGATAAGAAAACAACAATTCTTTTGCCTGTtaacaaaaatgaaatgaacaaagatttaaaaaatctgCAAAGAGAAAGACGATGGATTAAACATTCTAAGAAAAATTCTAAACGAAAGTTACTAAAGACTATACCGACTACTACTACTAAACCTGATCTAAAAAACATAGAAATGAAAGGAAAAATGGACGCTGTAAAGCCAAATCCTTTTATTGTAATGGCAACTAGCTTTTGCAATGAATTAGGACACAATTCAAATACGCAAATTTTAAGTTGGTGCATCGAAAAAGCTTTACGTAGACTTCAAATTATGG TTGCAGATAAATCTAAAGACGACATtaaaaaacgaataaaaaatgaagttGTACAACCAACGACTCCGTCAATAAAAATTG aTTTGCAAACACATACTCCTACAGAAGAGACATCAAAACCACAACCTCCGAAAACCGTTGTAACTGAAAATTCAAACATCGTCATGTTCTTTCCCG ATAACGACGAATTGGAGTCTAATTTGAAACAATACG AATTGATACCCGACAACGAAGGAACTGTGTACTTTGATCGGAGTCTGCATTCAAGTGACATCGCAAAACTTACAAATTTTG gcGACAGCGAAGGCTTTTCAGACATAATGCCAGGTCTAGACAGCAACTCCAGGGTAGAAGTGGACCCAAGGGCCTTTGATTTCCAAGCAAGAAGACGAGCTAATGTACAGAG gatCAACGAAAgaattatgaaaatgaaaatggtTAGAAGATAA
- the LOC123704463 gene encoding GRIP and coiled-coil domain-containing protein-like isoform X1 gives MFYSSIILNLCGLISTSFLEVESNFMKPKLERNNILNKGLWVRNKIPKTSSNSFIFRANSLDADNMLQSNFDLFSDNFMQNGPVLSSYVERNKRSAYNKKQKRRRDNVKKCNDAKCAKDHTEEGHKPDVIIDKLKPSVFNDYPYDVSDILNSEHKYDDNNEINQDLNKMDINEVLKTRPDGLKQKKLDNQELTTISSNTTNYTSINAKRSMSETKDYETRLIKKLEFVEPINKTDNDINKLDRSVFDREKDVVWHQTAPIDVNVYKVLPKTDDSIRYKPISERGLIKVLSMLTKTFKKIMKQHNDIKDIHKQLRSMNEDFVKNVNALNKQFTDFDAKYSEILKVNTELKKMEEKLKTKEQYFNQKEKEFSKNLIDFENQQRKFLAQQKQFYSVQKLMLEQNEKINLKQNIIAKTQSEISHRQNNFARILKKAKQIYTNMKIPQGVLNSGIKPKTFKPKQESNESPTSTVRPTARPIKINLLNIPEDTPIQNYDRLILDEKDYQNIDELIYKYYFNNTFIDDIMRTKILASFGNSEKRNALIKKNKRNEATDKKTTILLPVNKNEMNKDLKNLQRERRWIKHSKKNSKRKLLKTIPTTTTKPDLKNIEMKGKMDAVKPNPFIVMATSFCNELGHNSNTQILSWCIEKALRRLQIMDIQFLNQMKTSTVADKSKDDIKKRIKNEVVQPTTPSIKIDLQTHTPTEETSKPQPPKTVVTENSNIVMFFPDNDELESNLKQYELIPDNEGTVYFDRSLHSSDIAKLTNFGDSEGFSDIMPGLDSNSRVEVDPRAFDFQARRRANVQRINERIMKMKMVRR, from the exons ATGTTTTATTCAtcgataattttaaatttatgcgGTTTAATATCGACTTCGTTTTTGGAAGTTGAGTCGAATTTTATGAAGCCGAAATTGGAACGAAATAATATTCTCAATAAAGGTTTATGGGTCAGGAATAAAATTCCGAAAACTAGTTCcaattcttttatatttagagCAAATTCATTAGATGCTGATAACATGCTTCAGagtaattttgatttattcagtgataattttatgcaaaacGGGCCTGTTCTATCAAGCTATGTTGAGAGAAATAAACGATCTGCATACA ATAAGAAACAAAAAAGACGTAGAgacaatgttaaaaaatgcAACGACGCAAAATGTGCGAAAGATCATACCGAAGAAGGTCATAAACCTGATGTTATAATAGATAAACTAAAACCTTCCGTTTTTAATGACTATCCATATGACGTATCTGATATATTGAATAGCGAACATAAATACGatgataataatgaaataaatcaagatttaaataaaatggataTAAACGAAGTGTTGAAAACAAGGCCTGATGGtctaaaacaaaagaaactaGATAACCAGGAACTTACAACTATATCGTCAAATACAACGAACTATACTTCGATAAATGCTAAGAGAAGTATGTCAGAAACAAAAGACTACGAAACGAGGCTAATTAAAAAACTTGAATTCGTCGAACCGATCAATAAAACTGACaatgatattaataaattagatCGTAGTGTATTTGATAGAGAAAAGGACGTTGTTTGGCATCAAACAGCGCCTATTGATGTTAATGTCTATAAAGTATTGCCTAAAACGGACGATTCGATACGATATAAGCCCATTTCAGAGAGAGGCTTGATTAAAGTTCTATCCATGCTAACAAAAACTTTcaagaaaataatgaaacaacataaTGATATTAAGGACATACACAAACAACTCCGCTCTATGAACGAAGACTTTGTGAAAAATGTGAATGCTCTGAATAAACAATTCACTGATTTCGATGCAAAATACTCCGAAATTTTAAAAGTCAATACTGAGTTAAAGAAAATGGAGGAGAAGCTTAAAACAAAAGAACAATATTTCAATCAGAAAGAAAAAGAGTTTTCAAAGAATTTAATTGATTTCGAAAATCAACAAAGGAAGTTCTTAGCGCAACAGAAACAATTTTACAGTGTACAGAAGTTGATGCTTGagcaaaatgaaaaaataaacctaaaacaaaacattatcgCTAAAACACAGAGTGAAATTTCGCATAGGCAGAACAATTTTGCACGCATTTTGAAGAAAGCTAAGcagatatatactaatatGAAAATCCCACAGGGAGTATTGAATTCAGGTATAAAACCTAAAACGTTCAAACCGAAACAAGAATCAAATGAATCACCTACTTCAACTGTAAGACCTACCGCAAgaccaataaaaattaatttattaaatatacccGAAGACACACCAATACAAAACTATGATAGACTAATATTAGACGAAAAAGATTATCAAAATATCGATGagttaatatacaaatattacttTAACAATACATTCATAGATGATATTATGCGAACCAAAATATTAGCAAGCTTTGGAAATTCCGAAAAGCGAAACGCATTGATTAAAAAGAATAAACGAAATGAAGCCACAGATAAGAAAACAACAATTCTTTTGCCTGTtaacaaaaatgaaatgaacaaagatttaaaaaatctgCAAAGAGAAAGACGATGGATTAAACATTCTAAGAAAAATTCTAAACGAAAGTTACTAAAGACTATACCGACTACTACTACTAAACCTGATCTAAAAAACATAGAAATGAAAGGAAAAATGGACGCTGTAAAGCCAAATCCTTTTATTGTAATGGCAACTAGCTTTTGCAATGAATTAGGACACAATTCAAATACGCAAATTTTAAGTTGGTGCATCGAAAAAGCTTTACGTAGACTTCAAATTATGG atatacaatttttaaatcaaatgaaAACATCTACAGTTGCAGATAAATCTAAAGACGACATtaaaaaacgaataaaaaatgaagttGTACAACCAACGACTCCGTCAATAAAAATTG aTTTGCAAACACATACTCCTACAGAAGAGACATCAAAACCACAACCTCCGAAAACCGTTGTAACTGAAAATTCAAACATCGTCATGTTCTTTCCCG ATAACGACGAATTGGAGTCTAATTTGAAACAATACG AATTGATACCCGACAACGAAGGAACTGTGTACTTTGATCGGAGTCTGCATTCAAGTGACATCGCAAAACTTACAAATTTTG gcGACAGCGAAGGCTTTTCAGACATAATGCCAGGTCTAGACAGCAACTCCAGGGTAGAAGTGGACCCAAGGGCCTTTGATTTCCAAGCAAGAAGACGAGCTAATGTACAGAG gatCAACGAAAgaattatgaaaatgaaaatggtTAGAAGATAA